In Hemitrygon akajei chromosome 17, sHemAka1.3, whole genome shotgun sequence, one DNA window encodes the following:
- the LOC140740893 gene encoding uncharacterized protein isoform X2, giving the protein MVMEMFVKQRSLLDILQTLDKFFPELLPADPRASTSDILKERQCRLQFRKLVLLLIRDRDFQERFLRDELEDAYGTSFMVAAQNLLWEFLERLENVLPPPRLDQLLASCVDRGSLSPREQSLVCLLTDPGASIPDVLLQQPWIWEKSDGGQDSGDLASGASGSSTREECGLRCGHHPGTEPVTANTQEGKGSVSSREQASEEEQTVSEASMKPPPTGHLFSRGSMERDGGGENCGRRLQPIVFSALHFDQLSDEEVGVFPSLTQSPPDPLQSQQRECPATACPLPQDSGAEAGTTGRTHQCPQSPNQGPEIELLATAPLSPEVQGRLLQCSQFQPRVLLFRLSSGQKGQPAATGGQRRQRERPVVSGNHHQLGEVAPTPPWRWNLRKRPRQCQADSASWTVSKRMAMAQGSPTRGCSHPVRSLHCLTPVTTSISPSVAS; this is encoded by the exons ATGGTGATGGAGATGTTTGTAAAGCAAAGGAGCTTATTGGACATCCTGCAAACGCTGGACAAATTCTTCCCCGAGCTGCTTCCAGCTGACCCCAGAGCG AGCACAAGTGACATTTTGAAGGAGCGACAGTGTCGGTTGCAGTTCCGGAAACTGGTCCTGCTGTTGATCCGAGACAGGGATTTCCAGGAGCGGTTCCTGCGG GATGAGCTGGAGGATGCATACGGCACCTCGTTCATGGTGGCGGCTCAGAATCTGCTGTGGGAGTTCTTGGAGAGGCTCGAGAACGTCCTGCCGCCTCCCCGGCTCGATCAG CTCCTTGCCTCATGTGTGGACCGGGGCAGCCTTTCCCCGCGGGAGCAGTCCCTCGTGTGTCTGCTTACTGATCCCGGTGCATCCATTCCGGACGTTCTCCTGCAGCAGCCATGGATCTGGGAGAAGAGTG ATGGCGGTCAGGACAGTGGTGATTTGGCGTCAGGAGCCTCTGGAAGCAGCACCAGGGAAGAGTgtgggctgagatgtggacacCATCCTGGCACAGAGCCAGTGACGGCAAACACTCAGGAGGGCAAAGGCAGTGTGTCATCGAGGGAGCAGGCATCGGAGGAGGAGCAGACAGTGTCTGAGGCATCCATGAAACCCCCTCCTACAGGGCATCTATTCAGCAGGGGATCGATGGAGAGAGATGGTGGCGGAGAGAACTGTGGCAGAAGACTGCAGCCCATTGTCTTTTCTGCCTTACACTTTGACCAGTTGTCTGACGAGGAGGTGGGAGTGTTCCCCTCGTTGACCCAGTCCCCCCCTGATCCCCTGCAGTCTCAGCAAAGAGAGTGCCCAGCCACAGCCTGCCCTCTGCCCCAGGACAGCGGTGCCGAAGCAGGAACCACAGGACGGACCCACCAGTGTCCACAATCACCAAACCAGGGGCCAGAAATTGAGTTGCTGGCCACAGCTCCCCTCTCACCAGAGGTCCAGGGCAGGCTCCTGCAGTGTTCACAGTTCCAGCCCAGGGTCCTGCTCTTCCGACTGAGCTCTGGGCAGAAGGGGCAGCCCGCAGCCACCGGGGGCCAACGGCGACAGCGAGAGCGTCCCGTGGTCAGTGGGAACCACCATCAGCTGGGCGAGGTAGCCCCCACCCCTCCCTGGCGCTGGAACCTGCGAAAGAGGCCCCGGCAGTGCCAGGCAGATAGTGCCAGCTGGACTGTGAGTAAACGGATGGCAATGGCTCAGGGCAGCCCGACGAGAGGCTGCTCTCATCCAGTGAGGAGTCTTCACTGTCTGACACCAGTGACGACGAGTATTTCCccttctgtagccagctaa
- the LOC140740893 gene encoding uncharacterized protein isoform X1, whose product MEATREVPAPPALRPDGARLHSLMLEYSCRHRLEPLTRVCLRGWDASLTESGPLSLRIACAALWRTVTRRCTEHYGRVVDFVNIVWQQASYLVSYRHYLKLCIAFKAKMVMEMFVKQRSLLDILQTLDKFFPELLPADPRASTSDILKERQCRLQFRKLVLLLIRDRDFQERFLRDELEDAYGTSFMVAAQNLLWEFLERLENVLPPPRLDQLLASCVDRGSLSPREQSLVCLLTDPGASIPDVLLQQPWIWEKSDGGQDSGDLASGASGSSTREECGLRCGHHPGTEPVTANTQEGKGSVSSREQASEEEQTVSEASMKPPPTGHLFSRGSMERDGGGENCGRRLQPIVFSALHFDQLSDEEVGVFPSLTQSPPDPLQSQQRECPATACPLPQDSGAEAGTTGRTHQCPQSPNQGPEIELLATAPLSPEVQGRLLQCSQFQPRVLLFRLSSGQKGQPAATGGQRRQRERPVVSGNHHQLGEVAPTPPWRWNLRKRPRQCQADSASWTVSKRMAMAQGSPTRGCSHPVRSLHCLTPVTTSISPSVAS is encoded by the exons ATGGAGGCGACCCGAGAGGTCCCCGCTCCCCCAGCCCTCCGGCCGGATGGGGCTCGGCTACACAGCCTGATGCTGGAGTACAGCTGCCGGCACCGCCTGGAGCCGCTGACGAGGG TTTGTCTGCGGGGGTGGGACGCCAGCCTCACTGAGAGTGGACCTCTGTCACTTCGAATCGCCTGTGCTGCATTGTGGAGAACTGTCACAAGACGCTGTACAGAACACTACGGGAGGGTGGTGGACTTTGTGAACATCGTCTGGCAACAGGCTTCATACCTCGTCAGTTATCGTCACTACCTCAAGCTCTGCATCGCTTTCAAAGCCAAG ATGGTGATGGAGATGTTTGTAAAGCAAAGGAGCTTATTGGACATCCTGCAAACGCTGGACAAATTCTTCCCCGAGCTGCTTCCAGCTGACCCCAGAGCG AGCACAAGTGACATTTTGAAGGAGCGACAGTGTCGGTTGCAGTTCCGGAAACTGGTCCTGCTGTTGATCCGAGACAGGGATTTCCAGGAGCGGTTCCTGCGG GATGAGCTGGAGGATGCATACGGCACCTCGTTCATGGTGGCGGCTCAGAATCTGCTGTGGGAGTTCTTGGAGAGGCTCGAGAACGTCCTGCCGCCTCCCCGGCTCGATCAG CTCCTTGCCTCATGTGTGGACCGGGGCAGCCTTTCCCCGCGGGAGCAGTCCCTCGTGTGTCTGCTTACTGATCCCGGTGCATCCATTCCGGACGTTCTCCTGCAGCAGCCATGGATCTGGGAGAAGAGTG ATGGCGGTCAGGACAGTGGTGATTTGGCGTCAGGAGCCTCTGGAAGCAGCACCAGGGAAGAGTgtgggctgagatgtggacacCATCCTGGCACAGAGCCAGTGACGGCAAACACTCAGGAGGGCAAAGGCAGTGTGTCATCGAGGGAGCAGGCATCGGAGGAGGAGCAGACAGTGTCTGAGGCATCCATGAAACCCCCTCCTACAGGGCATCTATTCAGCAGGGGATCGATGGAGAGAGATGGTGGCGGAGAGAACTGTGGCAGAAGACTGCAGCCCATTGTCTTTTCTGCCTTACACTTTGACCAGTTGTCTGACGAGGAGGTGGGAGTGTTCCCCTCGTTGACCCAGTCCCCCCCTGATCCCCTGCAGTCTCAGCAAAGAGAGTGCCCAGCCACAGCCTGCCCTCTGCCCCAGGACAGCGGTGCCGAAGCAGGAACCACAGGACGGACCCACCAGTGTCCACAATCACCAAACCAGGGGCCAGAAATTGAGTTGCTGGCCACAGCTCCCCTCTCACCAGAGGTCCAGGGCAGGCTCCTGCAGTGTTCACAGTTCCAGCCCAGGGTCCTGCTCTTCCGACTGAGCTCTGGGCAGAAGGGGCAGCCCGCAGCCACCGGGGGCCAACGGCGACAGCGAGAGCGTCCCGTGGTCAGTGGGAACCACCATCAGCTGGGCGAGGTAGCCCCCACCCCTCCCTGGCGCTGGAACCTGCGAAAGAGGCCCCGGCAGTGCCAGGCAGATAGTGCCAGCTGGACTGTGAGTAAACGGATGGCAATGGCTCAGGGCAGCCCGACGAGAGGCTGCTCTCATCCAGTGAGGAGTCTTCACTGTCTGACACCAGTGACGACGAGTATTTCCccttctgtagccagctaa